A window of the Acanthochromis polyacanthus isolate Apoly-LR-REF ecotype Palm Island chromosome 10, KAUST_Apoly_ChrSc, whole genome shotgun sequence genome harbors these coding sequences:
- the pcdh10b gene encoding protocadherin-10b isoform X3 has product MIVFLIVLCITDGVLSQIRYSVPEEADHGTLVGNIAEDLGLDLTKLASRRFQVVPNSRTPYLEVNLENGVLFVNEKIDREQICRQSASCQLNMEVFLENPLELFRVEIEVVDINDNPPSFPETDITVEISESATPGTRFPLESAFDPDVGSNALRTYDITTNNYFYLDVQTQTDGNKFAELVLEKPLDREQQAAHRYVLTAVDGGQPPRTGTALLVVKVLDSNDNVPVFDQPVYTVSLSENAPVGTLVLQLNATDLDEGLNGEIVYSFSNHISNRIKDLFSIDPRTGRIEVRGEVDFEESSLYQIFVQAKDLGPNAVPAHCKVLVKVTDVNDNAPEITFSTVTESVSEKAAPGTVIALLSVTDRDAEENGQIHVEILGDVPFKLKSSFRNYFTIVTDGPLNREQADSYSVTVVARDKGTPSLATSKSIRVQVSDENDNAPTFTQPIYDVYVTENNVPGAYIHAVTALDSDIGQNALISYSILECDIQGMSVKTYVSINEETGYLYALRSFDYEQLKDFTFMVQAKDAGSPELFSNATVKVIIVDQNDNAPLVLAPLGKNGTAKEPLPRSAEPGYLVTRIVAMDADDGENARLSYSIQRGNENGMFRMDWRTGELRTARRVSAKRDPHQLYDLLVEVRDHGQPPLSSSASVLVMLVDSVAEGRGNGERGGTTKAKDGTLDLTLILIIALGSVSFIFLLVMIVLAVRCQKDKKLNIYTCLTSDCCLGCSSCCSRQGRARKKKLSKSDIMLVQSAVNVSGAGTAQVPVEESGSFSSHHQNQNYCYQTKHQRAELSYLVDRPRRVNSSAFQEADLVSSKDSGHGDSEQGDSDHDATNRGHSSGADLFSNCTEECKALGHSDRCWMPSFMPSDGRQGPDYRSNLHVPGMDSVPDTERGKGFASSFRMDIPETA; this is encoded by the exons ATGATTGTGTTTCTGATCGTCCTCTGTATCACGGATGGAGTGCTCTCTCAGATACGCTACTCTGTCCCGGAGGAGGCGGACCATGGCACTTTGGTGGGGAATATCGCAGAGGACCTGGGGCTGGACCTCACCAAGTTGGCTTCCCGTCGCTTCCAAGTGGTACCGAACTCTCGGACGCCGTACCTGGAGGTGAACCTGGAGAACGGCGTCTTGTTCGTTAACGAGAAAATTGACCGGGAGCAGATCTGCAGGCAGAGCGCCAGTTGCCAGCTCAACATGGAAGTGTTCTTGGAGAACCCACTGGAACTGTTTCGGGTCGAAATCGAGGTAGTGGACATTAACGACAACCCACCCAGCTTCCCGGAAACAGACATCACGGTGGAGATCTCAGAGAGCGCCACACCGGGCACCCGTTTCCCTTTGGAGAGCGCGTTTGATCCGGACGTGGGCTCTAACGCTTTACGCACTTATGATATCACcactaacaattatttttatctgGACGTGCAGACCCAAACGGACGGAAATAAATTCGCGGAGCTCGTGTTAGAGAAGCCACTGGACAGGGAGCAGCAGGCGGCGCACAGGTACGTTCTGACCGCGGTGGACGGCGGTCAGCCTCCTCGGACTGGCACCGCGCTGCTTGTTGTCAAAGTATTGGACTCCAATGATAACGTGCCCGTTTTTGACCAGCCCGTATACACCGTGAGCCTCTCGGAAAACGCACCGGTGGGCACCCTGGTCTTACAACTGAATGCCACCGACCTGGACGAGGGACTAAACGGGGAAATAGTTTATTCGTTCAGCAATCACATCTCCAACCGCATAAAGGACCTGTTCAGCATAGACCCGCGCACAGGACGCATCGAAGTGCGCGGAGAGGTGGATTTCGAGGAGAGCAGCCTGTATCAAATCTTCGTTCAGGCCAAGGATCTAGGGCCAAATGCTGTGCCTGCTCACTGTAAAGTGCTGGTCAAAGTAACCGACGTGAACGACAATGCACCGGAGATCACCTTCAGCACTGTCACAGAGTCAGTGAGTGAAAAAGCGGCTCCCGGTACCGTCATTGCGCTGTTAAGTGTGACGGACCGCGACGCAGAGGAGAACGGACAGATCCACGTGGAAATCCTCGGTGATGTCCCGTTTAAATTAAAATCCTCATTTAGGAATTATTTCACTATAGTGACCGACGGTCCGTTGAACCGGGAGCAGGCGGACTCCTACTCTGTGACTGTGGTCGCGCGGGATAAAGGCACGCCTTCACTTGCCACCAGTAAATCTATTCGTGTCCAGGTGTCAGATGAGAACGATAACGCGCCCACATTTACGCAGCCCATATATGATGTATATGTGACAGAGAACAACGTGCCAGGGGCTTACATACATGCTGTGACCGCTCTGGACTCGGACATTGGGCAGAATGCCCTCATCAGCTATTCCATCCTAGAGTGTGACATTCAGGGCATGTCAGTCAAAACATATGTGTCAATCAACGAAGAGACGGGATATTTGTATGCACTCAGGTCCTTTGATTATGAGCAGCTGAAGGATTTCACTTTCATGGTGCAGGCCAAAGATGCAGGTTCCCCAGAGCTTTTCTCCAATGCCACTGTCAAAGTCATTATTGTGGACCAGAACGATAATGCCCCCCTAGTGCTGGCTCCTCTGGGAAAAAATGGCACTGCCAAAGAGCCCCTGCCCCGCTCAGCTGAGCCTGGGTACCTGGTGACCCGCATTGTGGCCATGGATGCAGATGATGGGGAGAATGCTCGCTTGTCCTACAGCATCCaaagaggaaatgaaaatgGCATGTTCAGAATGGACTGGAGGACAGGTGAACTCAGAACAGCAAGGCGGGTGTCAGCCAAGAGAGACCCCCACCAGTTGTACGATCTGCTGGTTGAGGTCAGAGACCATGGCCAGCCACCACTGTCTTCCAGTGCCAGTGTGCTGGTGATGCTGGTGGACAGCGTGGCTGAAGGCCGCGGCAATGGGGAGAGAGGTGGCACTACCAAGGCCAAAGATGGCACCCTGGACCTCACCCTCATCCTTATTATCGCCCTGGGCTCCGTCTCCTTCATTTTCCTGCTGGTCATGATTGTTCTGGCTGTGCGTTGCCAAAAGGATAAAAAACTCAACATTTACACCTGCCTGACCAGCGACTGCTGCCTGGGCTGCAGCTCCTGCTGCTCAAGGCAGGGCAGGGCACGCAAGAAAAAGCTCAGCAAGTCAGATATCATGCTGGTGCAAAGCGCTGTTAATGTCAGTGGGGCTGGTACAGCTCAAGTCCCTGTGGAGGAGTCCGGGAGCTTCAGCTCCCACCACCAAAACCAGAACTATTGCTATCAG ACCAAGCACCAGCGAGCTGAACTCAGCTACTTGGTTGACAGGCCGAGGCGTGTCAACAG TTCGGCCTTCCAGGAGGCAGACCTGGTCAGCTCCAAAGACAGTGGCCATGGAGACAGCGAGCAGGGAGACAGCGACCATGACGCCACCAATCGAGGACACTCCTCTG GCGCTGATCTGTTCTCTAACTGTACGGAGGAGTGTAAAGCCCTGGGCCACTCTGATCGCTGCTGGATGCCGAGCTTTATGCCGTCCGACGGGCGCCAGGGCCCAGACTACCGCAGCAACCTCCATGTACCCGGCATGGACTCAGTCCCAGACACAGAG CGAGGAAAAGGGTTTGCTAGCTCCTTTCGTATGGACATACCGGAGACTGCGTGA
- the pcdh10b gene encoding protocadherin-10b isoform X1, which produces MIVFLIVLCITDGVLSQIRYSVPEEADHGTLVGNIAEDLGLDLTKLASRRFQVVPNSRTPYLEVNLENGVLFVNEKIDREQICRQSASCQLNMEVFLENPLELFRVEIEVVDINDNPPSFPETDITVEISESATPGTRFPLESAFDPDVGSNALRTYDITTNNYFYLDVQTQTDGNKFAELVLEKPLDREQQAAHRYVLTAVDGGQPPRTGTALLVVKVLDSNDNVPVFDQPVYTVSLSENAPVGTLVLQLNATDLDEGLNGEIVYSFSNHISNRIKDLFSIDPRTGRIEVRGEVDFEESSLYQIFVQAKDLGPNAVPAHCKVLVKVTDVNDNAPEITFSTVTESVSEKAAPGTVIALLSVTDRDAEENGQIHVEILGDVPFKLKSSFRNYFTIVTDGPLNREQADSYSVTVVARDKGTPSLATSKSIRVQVSDENDNAPTFTQPIYDVYVTENNVPGAYIHAVTALDSDIGQNALISYSILECDIQGMSVKTYVSINEETGYLYALRSFDYEQLKDFTFMVQAKDAGSPELFSNATVKVIIVDQNDNAPLVLAPLGKNGTAKEPLPRSAEPGYLVTRIVAMDADDGENARLSYSIQRGNENGMFRMDWRTGELRTARRVSAKRDPHQLYDLLVEVRDHGQPPLSSSASVLVMLVDSVAEGRGNGERGGTTKAKDGTLDLTLILIIALGSVSFIFLLVMIVLAVRCQKDKKLNIYTCLTSDCCLGCSSCCSRQGRARKKKLSKSDIMLVQSAVNVSGAGTAQVPVEESGSFSSHHQNQNYCYQVCLTPESAKTDLMFLKPCSPSRSTDTDHNPCGAIVTGYTDQQPDIISNGSILSNETKHQRAELSYLVDRPRRVNSSAFQEADLVSSKDSGHGDSEQGDSDHDATNRGHSSGADLFSNCTEECKALGHSDRCWMPSFMPSDGRQGPDYRSNLHVPGMDSVPDTEVFENPEQTADRSFSTFGKETPHNPQHLHHYHNHHHLYHHHGSLERKELEAFLPSSRAAYNPAFLTRKRVC; this is translated from the exons ATGATTGTGTTTCTGATCGTCCTCTGTATCACGGATGGAGTGCTCTCTCAGATACGCTACTCTGTCCCGGAGGAGGCGGACCATGGCACTTTGGTGGGGAATATCGCAGAGGACCTGGGGCTGGACCTCACCAAGTTGGCTTCCCGTCGCTTCCAAGTGGTACCGAACTCTCGGACGCCGTACCTGGAGGTGAACCTGGAGAACGGCGTCTTGTTCGTTAACGAGAAAATTGACCGGGAGCAGATCTGCAGGCAGAGCGCCAGTTGCCAGCTCAACATGGAAGTGTTCTTGGAGAACCCACTGGAACTGTTTCGGGTCGAAATCGAGGTAGTGGACATTAACGACAACCCACCCAGCTTCCCGGAAACAGACATCACGGTGGAGATCTCAGAGAGCGCCACACCGGGCACCCGTTTCCCTTTGGAGAGCGCGTTTGATCCGGACGTGGGCTCTAACGCTTTACGCACTTATGATATCACcactaacaattatttttatctgGACGTGCAGACCCAAACGGACGGAAATAAATTCGCGGAGCTCGTGTTAGAGAAGCCACTGGACAGGGAGCAGCAGGCGGCGCACAGGTACGTTCTGACCGCGGTGGACGGCGGTCAGCCTCCTCGGACTGGCACCGCGCTGCTTGTTGTCAAAGTATTGGACTCCAATGATAACGTGCCCGTTTTTGACCAGCCCGTATACACCGTGAGCCTCTCGGAAAACGCACCGGTGGGCACCCTGGTCTTACAACTGAATGCCACCGACCTGGACGAGGGACTAAACGGGGAAATAGTTTATTCGTTCAGCAATCACATCTCCAACCGCATAAAGGACCTGTTCAGCATAGACCCGCGCACAGGACGCATCGAAGTGCGCGGAGAGGTGGATTTCGAGGAGAGCAGCCTGTATCAAATCTTCGTTCAGGCCAAGGATCTAGGGCCAAATGCTGTGCCTGCTCACTGTAAAGTGCTGGTCAAAGTAACCGACGTGAACGACAATGCACCGGAGATCACCTTCAGCACTGTCACAGAGTCAGTGAGTGAAAAAGCGGCTCCCGGTACCGTCATTGCGCTGTTAAGTGTGACGGACCGCGACGCAGAGGAGAACGGACAGATCCACGTGGAAATCCTCGGTGATGTCCCGTTTAAATTAAAATCCTCATTTAGGAATTATTTCACTATAGTGACCGACGGTCCGTTGAACCGGGAGCAGGCGGACTCCTACTCTGTGACTGTGGTCGCGCGGGATAAAGGCACGCCTTCACTTGCCACCAGTAAATCTATTCGTGTCCAGGTGTCAGATGAGAACGATAACGCGCCCACATTTACGCAGCCCATATATGATGTATATGTGACAGAGAACAACGTGCCAGGGGCTTACATACATGCTGTGACCGCTCTGGACTCGGACATTGGGCAGAATGCCCTCATCAGCTATTCCATCCTAGAGTGTGACATTCAGGGCATGTCAGTCAAAACATATGTGTCAATCAACGAAGAGACGGGATATTTGTATGCACTCAGGTCCTTTGATTATGAGCAGCTGAAGGATTTCACTTTCATGGTGCAGGCCAAAGATGCAGGTTCCCCAGAGCTTTTCTCCAATGCCACTGTCAAAGTCATTATTGTGGACCAGAACGATAATGCCCCCCTAGTGCTGGCTCCTCTGGGAAAAAATGGCACTGCCAAAGAGCCCCTGCCCCGCTCAGCTGAGCCTGGGTACCTGGTGACCCGCATTGTGGCCATGGATGCAGATGATGGGGAGAATGCTCGCTTGTCCTACAGCATCCaaagaggaaatgaaaatgGCATGTTCAGAATGGACTGGAGGACAGGTGAACTCAGAACAGCAAGGCGGGTGTCAGCCAAGAGAGACCCCCACCAGTTGTACGATCTGCTGGTTGAGGTCAGAGACCATGGCCAGCCACCACTGTCTTCCAGTGCCAGTGTGCTGGTGATGCTGGTGGACAGCGTGGCTGAAGGCCGCGGCAATGGGGAGAGAGGTGGCACTACCAAGGCCAAAGATGGCACCCTGGACCTCACCCTCATCCTTATTATCGCCCTGGGCTCCGTCTCCTTCATTTTCCTGCTGGTCATGATTGTTCTGGCTGTGCGTTGCCAAAAGGATAAAAAACTCAACATTTACACCTGCCTGACCAGCGACTGCTGCCTGGGCTGCAGCTCCTGCTGCTCAAGGCAGGGCAGGGCACGCAAGAAAAAGCTCAGCAAGTCAGATATCATGCTGGTGCAAAGCGCTGTTAATGTCAGTGGGGCTGGTACAGCTCAAGTCCCTGTGGAGGAGTCCGGGAGCTTCAGCTCCCACCACCAAAACCAGAACTATTGCTATCAGGTATGTCTGACTCCAGAGTCTGCCAAAACAGACCTCATGTTCCTAAAGCCGTGTAGTCCATCTAGGAGCACAGACACCGATCACAACCCGTGTGGGGCCATAGTGACAGGGTACACAGACCAGCAGCCTGACATCATATCAAACggcagcattttatcaaatgag ACCAAGCACCAGCGAGCTGAACTCAGCTACTTGGTTGACAGGCCGAGGCGTGTCAACAG TTCGGCCTTCCAGGAGGCAGACCTGGTCAGCTCCAAAGACAGTGGCCATGGAGACAGCGAGCAGGGAGACAGCGACCATGACGCCACCAATCGAGGACACTCCTCTG GCGCTGATCTGTTCTCTAACTGTACGGAGGAGTGTAAAGCCCTGGGCCACTCTGATCGCTGCTGGATGCCGAGCTTTATGCCGTCCGACGGGCGCCAGGGCCCAGACTACCGCAGCAACCTCCATGTACCCGGCATGGACTCAGTCCCAGACACAGAGGTATTTGAAAACCCAGAGCAAACGGCTGATAGGTCATTCTCCACCTTTGGCAAAGAGACGCCTCACAATCCCCAACACCTCCACCACTACCACAACCACCATCACCTCTACCACCACCACGGCTCCCTAGAGAGGAAAGAGTTGGAAGCATTTCTGCCTAGCTCCAGAGCAGCTTATAACCCAGCTTTTTTAA CGAGGAAAAGGGTTTGCTAG
- the pcdh10b gene encoding protocadherin-10b isoform X2, with the protein MIVFLIVLCITDGVLSQIRYSVPEEADHGTLVGNIAEDLGLDLTKLASRRFQVVPNSRTPYLEVNLENGVLFVNEKIDREQICRQSASCQLNMEVFLENPLELFRVEIEVVDINDNPPSFPETDITVEISESATPGTRFPLESAFDPDVGSNALRTYDITTNNYFYLDVQTQTDGNKFAELVLEKPLDREQQAAHRYVLTAVDGGQPPRTGTALLVVKVLDSNDNVPVFDQPVYTVSLSENAPVGTLVLQLNATDLDEGLNGEIVYSFSNHISNRIKDLFSIDPRTGRIEVRGEVDFEESSLYQIFVQAKDLGPNAVPAHCKVLVKVTDVNDNAPEITFSTVTESVSEKAAPGTVIALLSVTDRDAEENGQIHVEILGDVPFKLKSSFRNYFTIVTDGPLNREQADSYSVTVVARDKGTPSLATSKSIRVQVSDENDNAPTFTQPIYDVYVTENNVPGAYIHAVTALDSDIGQNALISYSILECDIQGMSVKTYVSINEETGYLYALRSFDYEQLKDFTFMVQAKDAGSPELFSNATVKVIIVDQNDNAPLVLAPLGKNGTAKEPLPRSAEPGYLVTRIVAMDADDGENARLSYSIQRGNENGMFRMDWRTGELRTARRVSAKRDPHQLYDLLVEVRDHGQPPLSSSASVLVMLVDSVAEGRGNGERGGTTKAKDGTLDLTLILIIALGSVSFIFLLVMIVLAVRCQKDKKLNIYTCLTSDCCLGCSSCCSRQGRARKKKLSKSDIMLVQSAVNVSGAGTAQVPVEESGSFSSHHQNQNYCYQVCLTPESAKTDLMFLKPCSPSRSTDTDHNPCGAIVTGYTDQQPDIISNGSILSNETKHQRAELSYLVDRPRRVNSSAFQEADLVSSKDSGHGDSEQGDSDHDATNRGHSSGADLFSNCTEECKALGHSDRCWMPSFMPSDGRQGPDYRSNLHVPGMDSVPDTERGKGFASSFRMDIPETA; encoded by the exons ATGATTGTGTTTCTGATCGTCCTCTGTATCACGGATGGAGTGCTCTCTCAGATACGCTACTCTGTCCCGGAGGAGGCGGACCATGGCACTTTGGTGGGGAATATCGCAGAGGACCTGGGGCTGGACCTCACCAAGTTGGCTTCCCGTCGCTTCCAAGTGGTACCGAACTCTCGGACGCCGTACCTGGAGGTGAACCTGGAGAACGGCGTCTTGTTCGTTAACGAGAAAATTGACCGGGAGCAGATCTGCAGGCAGAGCGCCAGTTGCCAGCTCAACATGGAAGTGTTCTTGGAGAACCCACTGGAACTGTTTCGGGTCGAAATCGAGGTAGTGGACATTAACGACAACCCACCCAGCTTCCCGGAAACAGACATCACGGTGGAGATCTCAGAGAGCGCCACACCGGGCACCCGTTTCCCTTTGGAGAGCGCGTTTGATCCGGACGTGGGCTCTAACGCTTTACGCACTTATGATATCACcactaacaattatttttatctgGACGTGCAGACCCAAACGGACGGAAATAAATTCGCGGAGCTCGTGTTAGAGAAGCCACTGGACAGGGAGCAGCAGGCGGCGCACAGGTACGTTCTGACCGCGGTGGACGGCGGTCAGCCTCCTCGGACTGGCACCGCGCTGCTTGTTGTCAAAGTATTGGACTCCAATGATAACGTGCCCGTTTTTGACCAGCCCGTATACACCGTGAGCCTCTCGGAAAACGCACCGGTGGGCACCCTGGTCTTACAACTGAATGCCACCGACCTGGACGAGGGACTAAACGGGGAAATAGTTTATTCGTTCAGCAATCACATCTCCAACCGCATAAAGGACCTGTTCAGCATAGACCCGCGCACAGGACGCATCGAAGTGCGCGGAGAGGTGGATTTCGAGGAGAGCAGCCTGTATCAAATCTTCGTTCAGGCCAAGGATCTAGGGCCAAATGCTGTGCCTGCTCACTGTAAAGTGCTGGTCAAAGTAACCGACGTGAACGACAATGCACCGGAGATCACCTTCAGCACTGTCACAGAGTCAGTGAGTGAAAAAGCGGCTCCCGGTACCGTCATTGCGCTGTTAAGTGTGACGGACCGCGACGCAGAGGAGAACGGACAGATCCACGTGGAAATCCTCGGTGATGTCCCGTTTAAATTAAAATCCTCATTTAGGAATTATTTCACTATAGTGACCGACGGTCCGTTGAACCGGGAGCAGGCGGACTCCTACTCTGTGACTGTGGTCGCGCGGGATAAAGGCACGCCTTCACTTGCCACCAGTAAATCTATTCGTGTCCAGGTGTCAGATGAGAACGATAACGCGCCCACATTTACGCAGCCCATATATGATGTATATGTGACAGAGAACAACGTGCCAGGGGCTTACATACATGCTGTGACCGCTCTGGACTCGGACATTGGGCAGAATGCCCTCATCAGCTATTCCATCCTAGAGTGTGACATTCAGGGCATGTCAGTCAAAACATATGTGTCAATCAACGAAGAGACGGGATATTTGTATGCACTCAGGTCCTTTGATTATGAGCAGCTGAAGGATTTCACTTTCATGGTGCAGGCCAAAGATGCAGGTTCCCCAGAGCTTTTCTCCAATGCCACTGTCAAAGTCATTATTGTGGACCAGAACGATAATGCCCCCCTAGTGCTGGCTCCTCTGGGAAAAAATGGCACTGCCAAAGAGCCCCTGCCCCGCTCAGCTGAGCCTGGGTACCTGGTGACCCGCATTGTGGCCATGGATGCAGATGATGGGGAGAATGCTCGCTTGTCCTACAGCATCCaaagaggaaatgaaaatgGCATGTTCAGAATGGACTGGAGGACAGGTGAACTCAGAACAGCAAGGCGGGTGTCAGCCAAGAGAGACCCCCACCAGTTGTACGATCTGCTGGTTGAGGTCAGAGACCATGGCCAGCCACCACTGTCTTCCAGTGCCAGTGTGCTGGTGATGCTGGTGGACAGCGTGGCTGAAGGCCGCGGCAATGGGGAGAGAGGTGGCACTACCAAGGCCAAAGATGGCACCCTGGACCTCACCCTCATCCTTATTATCGCCCTGGGCTCCGTCTCCTTCATTTTCCTGCTGGTCATGATTGTTCTGGCTGTGCGTTGCCAAAAGGATAAAAAACTCAACATTTACACCTGCCTGACCAGCGACTGCTGCCTGGGCTGCAGCTCCTGCTGCTCAAGGCAGGGCAGGGCACGCAAGAAAAAGCTCAGCAAGTCAGATATCATGCTGGTGCAAAGCGCTGTTAATGTCAGTGGGGCTGGTACAGCTCAAGTCCCTGTGGAGGAGTCCGGGAGCTTCAGCTCCCACCACCAAAACCAGAACTATTGCTATCAGGTATGTCTGACTCCAGAGTCTGCCAAAACAGACCTCATGTTCCTAAAGCCGTGTAGTCCATCTAGGAGCACAGACACCGATCACAACCCGTGTGGGGCCATAGTGACAGGGTACACAGACCAGCAGCCTGACATCATATCAAACggcagcattttatcaaatgag ACCAAGCACCAGCGAGCTGAACTCAGCTACTTGGTTGACAGGCCGAGGCGTGTCAACAG TTCGGCCTTCCAGGAGGCAGACCTGGTCAGCTCCAAAGACAGTGGCCATGGAGACAGCGAGCAGGGAGACAGCGACCATGACGCCACCAATCGAGGACACTCCTCTG GCGCTGATCTGTTCTCTAACTGTACGGAGGAGTGTAAAGCCCTGGGCCACTCTGATCGCTGCTGGATGCCGAGCTTTATGCCGTCCGACGGGCGCCAGGGCCCAGACTACCGCAGCAACCTCCATGTACCCGGCATGGACTCAGTCCCAGACACAGAG CGAGGAAAAGGGTTTGCTAGCTCCTTTCGTATGGACATACCGGAGACTGCGTGA